Proteins encoded together in one Corallococcus soli window:
- a CDS encoding RNA polymerase sigma factor, translated as MDAEGPDAGLPPDREDVVAALLAHQRRFLAFLERRVGSRAVAEDLFQTAFARTLEKGGALHDGEGAVAWFYRLLRNALVDHHRRQAAEGRALEVEARDAQSAPEDAELKGVVCECLADLLPTLKPSYAELVRQVDLEGRAVPDVAREAGITANNAGVRLHRARLALKRSLERGCGACATHGCLDCTCKPRR; from the coding sequence ATGGATGCTGAAGGGCCAGACGCAGGGCTGCCCCCGGACCGCGAGGACGTGGTGGCGGCGCTCCTGGCCCACCAGCGCCGCTTCCTGGCGTTCCTGGAGCGGCGCGTGGGCAGTCGGGCCGTCGCGGAGGACCTCTTCCAGACGGCCTTCGCCCGCACCCTGGAGAAGGGTGGGGCGCTGCACGACGGCGAAGGCGCGGTGGCGTGGTTCTACCGCCTGCTGCGCAACGCGCTCGTGGACCACCACCGGAGGCAGGCCGCGGAAGGGCGCGCGCTGGAGGTGGAGGCGCGCGACGCGCAATCCGCGCCGGAGGACGCCGAGCTGAAGGGCGTGGTGTGCGAGTGTCTGGCGGACCTGCTGCCCACGCTCAAGCCCTCCTACGCGGAGCTGGTGCGCCAGGTGGACCTGGAGGGCCGCGCGGTGCCGGACGTGGCGCGCGAGGCGGGCATCACCGCGAACAACGCGGGTGTGCGGCTGCACCGGGCACGGCTCGCGCTCAAGCGTTCGCTGGAGCGCGGCTGCGGCGCGTGCGCGACGCACGGGTGCCTGGACTGCACGTGCAAGCCCCGCCGCTGA
- a CDS encoding DUF7151 family protein: MRRTWGTWGLLALLGSGCDAIDLSEITQRDATTRVHPEPAGEHCPLGGQAVLTGLDRDRDGELDDTEVTATHYVCDRAPPEVRTRTRAEPHGGNCALGGQAVQSGLDRNASGQLDDAEVTTTDYVCATAVANVLVRVRPVPPGAQCARGGQVTHAGHDANGNGLLEDAEISREVYGCDERAPVLSRVRELPSSVAPCDRGGAVVEAGADLDLDGTLDAEELDATAYACDVAPAYVKRVHYAMEPGGMNCPTGGTGVNAFEDADGDGSPDANAFQTTVYVCQASRIHDGDFVVTSAVDLVALQGVGRLRGTLRIEAPTLTEAILPTLPIIDGSLVVQGNSSLRRLFLTSLRFVGGSVELRDNARLDGLGLGDDTRGLLRVAGSLVVENNPALPDLLGLVAVVPAHGISLRANNAIVQPGPLPNVVSLQGSLVIEDHLQLDRTPFIHLAHVHGNVLIVNNAKLPGPFGLDQLLTVDGELELRDNPVLEVLHPLARLTSVGDLHILGNARLPDTTGFAQLARARRVLIQGNPVMTGAGDMPLLAQVERDFSVKYNAGLQRVHDLPQLRSVSVVSAVGNGHLMSLEAFHTQTRLDTLEVLGNARLTALGDFPALRHLDFLNVQGNEELTDLGLGELARVLTNFVVVDNVKLPTCKATALATRAFQGEPAGLHIDLNDDTATCP; this comes from the coding sequence ATGCGACGCACATGGGGGACGTGGGGGCTGCTCGCCCTGCTGGGCAGCGGCTGCGACGCCATCGACCTCTCCGAAATCACCCAACGCGACGCGACGACGCGGGTCCACCCCGAGCCCGCCGGTGAGCACTGTCCCCTGGGCGGTCAGGCGGTGCTGACGGGCCTGGACCGGGACCGCGACGGGGAGCTGGACGACACGGAGGTCACCGCCACCCACTACGTCTGCGACCGCGCGCCGCCCGAGGTCCGCACCCGCACGCGGGCCGAACCGCACGGCGGGAACTGCGCCCTGGGAGGGCAGGCGGTGCAGTCCGGCCTGGACCGGAACGCCAGCGGGCAGTTGGACGACGCGGAGGTCACCACCACCGACTACGTCTGCGCCACCGCCGTCGCCAACGTGCTGGTGCGCGTGCGCCCGGTGCCCCCCGGCGCGCAGTGCGCCCGGGGCGGGCAGGTGACCCATGCCGGCCACGACGCCAACGGCAACGGGCTGCTGGAGGACGCGGAGATTTCGCGCGAGGTCTACGGCTGTGACGAGCGGGCCCCGGTGCTCTCCCGCGTGCGGGAGCTGCCGAGCTCCGTCGCACCGTGCGACCGCGGCGGCGCGGTGGTGGAGGCGGGCGCGGACCTGGACCTGGACGGGACACTCGATGCGGAGGAGCTCGACGCCACCGCCTACGCATGCGACGTGGCCCCCGCCTACGTGAAGCGCGTGCACTACGCGATGGAGCCCGGCGGGATGAACTGCCCCACGGGCGGCACGGGCGTGAACGCCTTCGAGGACGCCGACGGCGATGGCTCACCGGATGCCAACGCCTTCCAGACGACGGTGTACGTGTGCCAGGCCTCCCGCATCCACGACGGAGACTTCGTGGTCACGAGCGCCGTGGACCTGGTCGCGCTCCAGGGGGTGGGCCGCCTGCGGGGCACCCTGCGCATCGAGGCCCCCACGCTCACCGAGGCCATCCTCCCCACGCTGCCCATCATCGACGGCTCGCTCGTCGTGCAGGGCAACTCCAGCCTGCGGCGCCTGTTCCTGACCAGCCTGCGCTTCGTCGGGGGGAGCGTGGAGCTGCGGGACAACGCCCGGCTCGACGGGCTGGGCCTGGGGGATGACACCCGCGGCCTGCTGCGCGTGGCGGGCAGCCTCGTCGTGGAGAACAACCCCGCGCTCCCCGACCTGTTGGGGCTGGTCGCGGTCGTGCCCGCCCATGGCATCAGCCTGCGCGCGAACAACGCGATCGTGCAGCCCGGCCCCCTGCCCAACGTCGTCTCGCTCCAGGGCTCGCTCGTCATCGAGGACCACCTCCAGTTGGACCGGACGCCCTTCATCCACCTGGCCCACGTGCACGGCAACGTGCTCATCGTGAACAACGCCAAACTGCCAGGCCCCTTCGGGCTGGATCAGCTGTTGACCGTGGACGGTGAGCTGGAGCTGCGCGACAACCCCGTGCTGGAGGTGCTCCACCCGCTGGCCAGGCTCACCTCCGTGGGCGACCTGCACATCCTGGGCAACGCGAGGCTGCCGGACACCACCGGCTTCGCCCAGCTTGCCCGCGCCAGGCGCGTCCTCATCCAGGGCAATCCGGTGATGACGGGCGCGGGGGACATGCCGCTGCTGGCCCAGGTGGAGCGGGACTTCAGCGTGAAATACAACGCGGGGTTGCAGCGCGTGCACGACCTGCCCCAGCTGCGGAGCGTCAGCGTGGTGTCCGCCGTCGGCAACGGACACCTGATGTCGCTGGAGGCCTTCCACACGCAGACCCGGCTGGACACGCTGGAGGTGCTGGGCAACGCGCGGCTGACGGCGCTGGGCGACTTCCCGGCGCTGCGCCACCTGGACTTCCTCAACGTCCAGGGCAACGAGGAGCTCACCGATCTGGGCCTGGGCGAGCTGGCCCGGGTGCTGACGAACTTCGTCGTCGTGGACAACGTGAAGCTGCCCACGTGCAAGGCCACCGCGCTCGCGACGCGCGCGTTCCAGGGCGAGCCCGCGGGCCTCCACATCGACCTGAACGACGACACGGCCACCTGCCCCTGA
- a CDS encoding heavy metal translocating P-type ATPase yields MTHPHSHPPASPSPRPPPSPPTQEAGGPAIDPVCGMEVDPRAPRGGQWEHAGHTWSFCGEKCRQRFQADPEHFLQPRSPPPASSPGTTWVCPMDPEVRRDAPGACPKCGMALEPDAPPALETRTEYTCPMHPEVVRDGPGACPKCGMALEPRTVTLEEKPDPELRSMTRRFWVGLVLSVPLMVLGMADMLPVRLALSPEAQLWVQLALATPVVAWVGAPFFQRGWASVRNRHLNMFTLIALGAGAAYLFSVVATLFPHLLPQGARTGHGGTVPVYYEAAAIILTLVALGQVLELRARHATSGALRALLSLAPATARRIGEDGHEEDVPLSWVHVGERLRVRPGEKVPVDGEVLEGASAVDEALVTGEPVPVEKGPGAKVTGGTVNGTGSLVMRAERVGQDTLLSRIVQRVAEAQRTRAPIQRLADRVAGVFVPAVIAVAVVTAAVWAVWGPEPRLAHALVNAVAVLIIACPCALGLATPMSVMVGTGQGARMGVLIRDAAALERMAAVDTLVVDKTGTLTEGKPSLVSVEPAPGMEASALLRLAASLERGSEHPLAEALVAGARERGVSLVGVEGFQSQPGQGVRGRVDGHDVALGNEALMRALGVSVEALTARAESLRQEGQTVVLVSVDGRAAGLLGVEDPVKASTPEALARLRSEGLRVVMLTGDSPTTAHAVARRLGITEVIAGVQPDAKGDAVKQLQAQGRVVAMAGDGVNDAPALAGADVGIAMGTGTDIAMESAGVTLVKGDLRGIARARRLSQGVLRNIRQNLFFAFIYNLLGVPLAAGVLYPVFGLLLSPLFASVAMSLSSVSVIANALRLRRLDA; encoded by the coding sequence ATGACGCACCCCCATTCACATCCCCCCGCTTCGCCTTCGCCCCGACCGCCGCCTTCCCCGCCCACCCAGGAGGCAGGAGGGCCTGCCATCGACCCCGTGTGCGGCATGGAGGTGGACCCGCGCGCCCCTCGCGGGGGGCAGTGGGAGCACGCAGGCCATACCTGGTCGTTCTGCGGGGAGAAGTGCCGCCAGCGCTTCCAGGCCGACCCCGAGCACTTCCTGCAACCCCGGAGTCCGCCACCGGCCTCCTCGCCGGGCACGACCTGGGTGTGCCCCATGGACCCGGAGGTGCGGCGGGACGCGCCGGGCGCGTGCCCGAAGTGCGGCATGGCGCTGGAGCCGGACGCGCCGCCCGCGCTGGAGACGCGCACCGAGTACACCTGCCCCATGCACCCGGAGGTGGTGCGCGACGGGCCCGGCGCCTGCCCGAAGTGCGGCATGGCGCTGGAGCCTCGCACGGTGACGTTGGAGGAGAAGCCGGATCCGGAGCTGCGCTCGATGACGCGGCGGTTCTGGGTGGGGCTGGTGCTGAGCGTGCCGCTGATGGTGCTGGGCATGGCGGACATGCTGCCCGTGCGGCTCGCGCTCTCCCCGGAGGCCCAGCTGTGGGTGCAACTGGCGCTGGCGACGCCGGTGGTGGCCTGGGTCGGGGCGCCGTTCTTCCAGCGGGGCTGGGCGTCGGTGCGCAACCGGCACCTCAACATGTTCACGCTCATCGCGCTGGGCGCGGGCGCGGCGTACCTGTTCAGCGTGGTGGCCACGCTGTTCCCGCACCTGCTGCCGCAGGGGGCCCGCACGGGGCACGGCGGCACCGTGCCCGTGTACTACGAGGCCGCCGCCATCATCCTCACGCTGGTGGCGCTGGGGCAGGTGCTGGAGCTGCGCGCCCGCCACGCGACGTCTGGCGCCCTGCGCGCCCTCCTGTCGCTGGCCCCCGCCACGGCGAGGCGCATCGGGGAGGACGGCCACGAGGAGGACGTGCCGCTGTCCTGGGTCCACGTGGGGGAGCGGCTGCGCGTGCGCCCCGGGGAGAAGGTGCCGGTGGACGGCGAGGTGCTGGAGGGCGCGAGCGCCGTGGACGAAGCGCTCGTCACCGGCGAGCCGGTGCCGGTGGAGAAGGGGCCGGGCGCGAAGGTGACGGGCGGCACGGTGAACGGCACGGGGTCGCTGGTGATGCGCGCGGAGCGCGTGGGCCAGGACACGCTCCTGTCGCGCATCGTGCAGCGCGTGGCCGAGGCCCAGCGCACGCGCGCCCCCATCCAGCGGCTGGCGGACCGGGTGGCCGGCGTCTTCGTGCCCGCGGTCATCGCGGTGGCGGTGGTGACGGCGGCGGTCTGGGCGGTGTGGGGGCCGGAGCCCCGGCTGGCGCACGCGCTGGTGAACGCGGTGGCGGTGCTCATCATCGCGTGCCCGTGCGCGCTGGGGCTGGCCACGCCGATGTCCGTGATGGTGGGGACGGGGCAGGGCGCGCGCATGGGCGTGCTCATCCGCGACGCGGCGGCGCTGGAGCGCATGGCCGCGGTGGACACGCTGGTGGTGGACAAGACGGGCACGCTGACGGAGGGCAAGCCGAGCCTCGTGTCCGTGGAGCCCGCGCCGGGCATGGAGGCCTCCGCCCTGTTGCGGCTGGCCGCGAGCCTGGAGCGGGGCAGCGAGCATCCGCTGGCGGAGGCGCTGGTGGCGGGCGCGCGGGAGCGGGGCGTCTCCCTGGTCGGGGTGGAGGGCTTCCAGTCCCAGCCGGGGCAGGGCGTGCGGGGGCGGGTGGACGGGCACGACGTCGCGTTGGGCAACGAGGCCCTGATGCGCGCGCTGGGCGTGTCGGTGGAGGCCCTGACGGCGCGGGCGGAGTCGCTGCGGCAGGAGGGCCAGACGGTGGTGCTGGTGTCGGTGGACGGCCGGGCCGCGGGCCTGCTGGGGGTGGAGGATCCGGTGAAGGCCTCCACGCCGGAGGCCCTGGCGCGGCTGCGGAGCGAGGGCCTGCGCGTGGTGATGCTGACCGGCGACAGCCCCACCACGGCGCACGCGGTGGCGCGCCGGCTGGGCATCACGGAGGTCATCGCGGGAGTGCAGCCGGACGCGAAGGGGGACGCGGTGAAGCAGCTGCAAGCCCAGGGGCGCGTGGTCGCGATGGCGGGCGACGGCGTGAACGACGCGCCCGCACTCGCCGGGGCGGACGTGGGCATCGCCATGGGGACTGGCACGGACATCGCGATGGAGAGCGCGGGCGTGACGCTGGTGAAGGGCGACTTGCGCGGCATCGCGCGGGCGCGCCGGCTGAGCCAGGGCGTGCTGCGCAACATCCGGCAGAACCTCTTCTTCGCCTTCATCTACAACCTGCTGGGCGTGCCGCTGGCCGCGGGCGTGCTGTACCCCGTCTTCGGCCTGCTGCTGAGCCCCCTGTTCGCGAGCGTGGCGATGAGCCTCTCCTCGGTGTCCGTCATCGCCAACGCCCTGCGGCTGCGGAGGCTGGACGCGTAG
- a CDS encoding aromatic ring-hydroxylating oxygenase subunit alpha: protein MTAREEGRTPGAPSSHISVVKLPHSWFILCTSRELGSKPLARTLQGTPLVLFRGEGGKPGALVDRCPHRNVPLSLGRVQGGNLECGYHGWRFDAGGQCRLIPGLVGEPEAKSRCATAYAAREQDGFVWVYSTPGVEPTTEPFRFPLLDAAGYSTVRQVLRAPGSLHAVLENTLDVPHTAFLHGGLFRTAEKRNEIDVVVRRGADRVEAEYIGEPAPKGLVGRLLAPGGGVVQHFDRFLMPSIAQVEYRIGEKSHILVNSAMTPVGDFETLVYAVVTVKLPVPRLLLKAAMPFVLPVALHIFGQDARILAKQTDSIRRFGTEAYASTEIDVLGPSILRLMRAQERERTAPPPDTVHETRVRMRT, encoded by the coding sequence ATGACCGCCCGCGAGGAGGGGCGCACCCCAGGTGCGCCTTCCAGCCACATCTCCGTCGTCAAGCTTCCGCACTCGTGGTTCATCCTCTGCACGTCGCGCGAGCTGGGCAGCAAGCCGCTCGCGCGCACGCTCCAGGGCACGCCCCTGGTGCTGTTCCGGGGGGAGGGAGGCAAGCCCGGCGCGCTGGTGGACCGGTGTCCGCACCGCAACGTGCCCCTGTCGCTGGGGCGCGTGCAGGGCGGCAACCTGGAGTGCGGCTACCACGGCTGGCGCTTCGATGCGGGGGGCCAGTGCCGGCTCATCCCGGGGCTGGTGGGGGAGCCCGAGGCGAAGTCGCGCTGCGCCACCGCCTACGCGGCGCGCGAGCAGGACGGCTTCGTCTGGGTCTACTCCACGCCCGGCGTGGAGCCCACGACGGAGCCCTTCCGCTTCCCGCTGCTGGACGCGGCCGGCTACTCCACCGTGCGCCAGGTGCTGCGCGCGCCGGGGTCGCTGCACGCGGTGCTGGAGAACACGCTGGACGTGCCGCACACCGCCTTCCTGCACGGGGGCCTGTTCCGCACCGCGGAGAAGCGCAACGAGATTGACGTGGTGGTGCGCCGCGGCGCGGACCGGGTGGAGGCGGAGTACATCGGTGAGCCCGCGCCCAAGGGGCTCGTCGGCCGGCTGCTGGCCCCGGGCGGCGGGGTGGTGCAGCACTTCGACCGCTTCCTGATGCCGTCCATCGCGCAGGTGGAGTACCGCATCGGGGAGAAGAGCCACATCCTGGTCAACTCCGCGATGACGCCGGTGGGCGACTTCGAGACGCTCGTGTACGCGGTGGTGACGGTGAAGCTGCCGGTGCCGCGCCTGCTGCTCAAGGCCGCGATGCCCTTCGTCCTGCCAGTGGCCCTGCACATCTTCGGACAGGACGCGCGCATCCTGGCGAAGCAGACGGACTCCATCCGCCGCTTCGGCACGGAGGCCTACGCCTCCACGGAGATTGACGTGCTGGGGCCCAGCATCCTGCGCCTGATGCGCGCCCAGGAGCGCGAGCGGACCGCGCCCCCGCCGGACACGGTGCATGAGACGCGCGTGCGCATGCGCACGTAG
- a CDS encoding leucyl aminopeptidase codes for MTFPTFHAEAVSDFHPAPSVDEIAATQLHVSKAMPKEAGCIGIAVGVEGEVPRELGLDRSRLASAGFEGKVGQSLVIPRADGPAVVVVGMGPKEGRDLTSLRHAAAAFARAGGHYAHLAITLPELAGVAPADAAQAVVEGVLLARYRYRPLKRTSQQEPPLEALTLLSPSLPPEEVKRGVERGRITARAAELARDLSNAPATLLTARRFEEIARVVAESSGLDIEVLDEKALAKLGCGGMLGVNAGSSEPPRLIKLSYRPKDARGKALEPVGRVSLVGKGIMYDSGGLGLKPNDLVHAAMKTDMSGAAAILAAMSALSSLGARASVTGYLMCTDNMPGGKAMRLGDVLTARGGKTVEVLNTDAEGRLVMMDGLVLATEEQPPPDAILDIATLTGACERALGNDNAGVIGNHQGVVDQVCAAAEKSDETVWQFPLDKRLRQELDSEVADLKNVGGVNAGQITAALFLEEFVAGIPWAHIDMAGTSRVETDKSWRSKGATGYGTRLLIEFLLGFRAPGETRH; via the coding sequence ATGACGTTTCCAACGTTCCATGCGGAAGCAGTGTCGGACTTCCATCCCGCCCCTTCCGTGGACGAGATCGCGGCGACCCAGCTCCACGTCTCGAAAGCCATGCCCAAGGAGGCGGGCTGCATCGGCATCGCCGTCGGGGTCGAGGGGGAGGTTCCGCGTGAGCTCGGGTTGGACAGGTCCCGGCTCGCGTCCGCCGGCTTCGAGGGCAAGGTCGGCCAGTCCCTGGTCATCCCCCGCGCGGACGGCCCCGCCGTCGTGGTCGTGGGCATGGGGCCGAAGGAGGGGCGTGACCTGACCTCCCTCCGGCACGCCGCGGCCGCCTTCGCCAGGGCGGGAGGCCACTATGCCCACCTCGCCATCACCCTGCCGGAGCTGGCTGGTGTCGCGCCCGCGGACGCGGCGCAGGCCGTCGTGGAGGGCGTCCTCCTGGCGCGCTACCGCTACCGCCCCCTCAAGCGCACGTCCCAGCAGGAGCCGCCGCTCGAAGCCCTCACCCTCCTGTCGCCGTCGCTTCCGCCCGAAGAGGTGAAGCGCGGCGTCGAACGCGGCCGCATCACCGCCCGGGCCGCCGAGCTGGCCCGCGACCTGTCGAACGCGCCGGCCACGCTGCTCACCGCCCGCCGCTTCGAGGAGATCGCGCGCGTCGTGGCGGAGTCGTCGGGGCTGGACATCGAGGTCCTCGACGAGAAGGCCCTCGCGAAGCTCGGCTGCGGCGGCATGCTCGGCGTGAACGCCGGCAGCTCCGAACCGCCGCGCCTCATCAAGCTCTCCTACCGGCCGAAGGATGCGCGGGGCAAGGCGCTCGAACCCGTCGGCCGCGTCTCGCTGGTGGGCAAGGGCATCATGTACGACTCGGGAGGCCTGGGCCTGAAGCCGAACGACCTGGTCCACGCCGCGATGAAGACAGACATGTCCGGCGCGGCGGCCATCCTGGCCGCCATGTCGGCGCTGTCCTCGCTCGGCGCCAGGGCCTCGGTCACCGGGTATCTCATGTGCACGGACAACATGCCGGGCGGCAAGGCGATGCGGCTGGGCGACGTCCTGACGGCCCGGGGCGGCAAGACCGTGGAGGTCCTGAACACCGACGCCGAAGGCCGGCTGGTCATGATGGACGGCCTGGTCCTGGCGACGGAGGAGCAGCCGCCACCCGACGCCATCCTCGACATCGCGACCCTCACCGGCGCCTGCGAGCGGGCCCTGGGCAATGACAACGCAGGCGTCATCGGCAACCACCAGGGCGTGGTCGACCAGGTGTGCGCCGCGGCGGAGAAGTCCGATGAGACGGTGTGGCAGTTCCCGCTCGACAAGCGCCTGCGCCAGGAGCTGGATTCGGAGGTCGCGGACCTCAAGAACGTCGGCGGGGTGAACGCGGGGCAGATCACCGCGGCCCTCTTCCTGGAGGAGTTCGTCGCCGGCATCCCCTGGGCGCACATCGACATGGCGGGGACCTCCAGGGTCGAAACCGACAAGTCGTGGCGCTCCAAGGGCGCGACCGGCTACGGCACGCGCCTGCTCATCGAATTCCTCCTCGGCTTCCGCGCGCCAGGGGAGACCCGCCACTGA
- a CDS encoding DUF481 domain-containing protein encodes MACSLPLLLAVLAQTPEPNPRPAPAPTASPSVAEDAPKALCEDLTEKEPGPWTGSAALSFLLLAGNSRSLALTANGLAEYRTKVWVATFKADGVLETAASAEEGDGDEDVVAEALVASVRGERRFTPLLGAYALVYGKTDHLASIELRLDGEAGIAFTLLERDTKYAEQQLLRLDLGLHYSNESRFQYFEDEQELPSVDLLAPGGRLTFYYPFNERLKFTQYLEVFPNILGDSRLLADSTTKLSTYITHRLALSTNLLVQLDTAPAAGKAVADVALTLGAEFEF; translated from the coding sequence ATGGCCTGCTCGCTTCCGCTGCTCCTCGCCGTGCTGGCCCAGACGCCGGAGCCGAATCCCCGGCCCGCTCCCGCCCCGACGGCTTCGCCCTCCGTGGCGGAGGACGCCCCCAAGGCCCTCTGCGAGGACCTCACGGAGAAGGAACCCGGCCCGTGGACGGGCTCCGCGGCGCTCTCGTTCCTGCTGCTCGCGGGCAACAGCCGGTCGCTCGCGTTGACCGCGAATGGGCTGGCCGAGTACCGCACGAAGGTCTGGGTCGCGACGTTCAAGGCGGATGGCGTCCTGGAGACCGCCGCCTCCGCCGAGGAGGGCGACGGTGACGAGGACGTGGTCGCGGAGGCGCTGGTGGCGTCCGTTCGCGGTGAGCGGCGGTTCACCCCGCTGCTGGGCGCCTACGCCCTGGTCTATGGAAAGACCGACCACCTGGCCAGCATCGAGCTGCGCCTGGATGGGGAGGCAGGCATCGCCTTCACCCTGCTGGAGCGCGACACGAAGTACGCGGAGCAGCAGTTGCTTCGCCTGGACCTGGGCCTTCACTACTCGAACGAGTCCCGGTTCCAGTATTTCGAGGACGAGCAGGAGCTCCCCAGCGTGGATCTGCTCGCTCCAGGTGGAAGGTTGACCTTCTATTACCCCTTCAACGAGCGGCTGAAGTTCACCCAGTACCTGGAGGTCTTTCCGAACATCCTGGGCGACTCCCGCCTCCTCGCCGACTCCACCACCAAGCTCTCGACGTACATCACGCACCGTCTGGCGCTCAGCACGAACCTGCTGGTGCAGCTTGATACCGCTCCCGCGGCGGGGAAGGCCGTCGCGGACGTGGCGCTCACCCTGGGCGCTGAATTCGAGTTCTGA
- the glsA gene encoding glutaminase A, which translates to MDTPGEPPFVSTGQLPAPERVRELVDQAYQRHQGNTQGQCSQVYPALAKVDPRLFGVCVVGINGSSHGAGDVDHPFSIMSVSKPFLFALVCQALGPEVARRKLGVNGTGLPFNSAMAMDLSPDGRTNPMVNTGALATTSLVPGTSPEARWRFIHEGLSRFAGTRLALDEEVYASASKTHHRNQGLAWLLHGLGRLEMDPALTTELYTRQCSLAVTARELAVMGATLADGGVNPLTRERVVDEEVCHHALAVMATAGMYETSGDWLYDVGIPGKSGIGGGIVAVAPGKGALGTFAPRLDAAGNSIQGQLVARFLSPRLGLSLFSSKPDT; encoded by the coding sequence ATGGACACCCCAGGCGAGCCCCCCTTCGTCTCCACCGGCCAGCTCCCCGCTCCAGAGCGGGTTCGAGAGCTGGTGGACCAGGCCTACCAACGTCATCAAGGGAACACGCAGGGGCAGTGCTCCCAGGTCTACCCCGCGCTGGCCAAGGTGGATCCTCGGCTGTTCGGCGTGTGCGTGGTGGGCATCAACGGCAGCAGCCACGGGGCGGGAGACGTGGACCATCCGTTCTCCATCATGAGCGTCTCCAAGCCGTTCCTCTTCGCGCTGGTCTGCCAGGCGTTGGGCCCGGAGGTGGCCCGGCGCAAGCTGGGGGTCAATGGCACGGGCCTGCCGTTCAACTCAGCCATGGCGATGGACCTGAGCCCGGACGGACGGACGAACCCCATGGTGAACACGGGCGCGCTGGCGACCACGAGCCTGGTCCCCGGCACCAGTCCAGAGGCCCGGTGGCGGTTCATCCACGAGGGGTTGTCCCGCTTCGCCGGCACCCGGCTCGCGCTCGACGAAGAGGTGTATGCCTCCGCGTCGAAGACCCACCACCGGAACCAGGGGCTCGCCTGGCTGTTGCACGGCCTGGGGCGCCTGGAGATGGATCCGGCCCTGACGACGGAGCTCTACACCCGCCAGTGTTCGCTGGCGGTGACCGCCCGGGAGCTCGCCGTGATGGGGGCGACCCTGGCGGACGGGGGCGTCAACCCGCTCACCCGGGAGCGGGTCGTCGACGAGGAGGTCTGCCACCACGCGCTCGCGGTGATGGCCACGGCCGGGATGTACGAAACGTCCGGAGACTGGCTCTATGACGTGGGGATACCGGGCAAGAGTGGCATCGGTGGAGGCATCGTCGCCGTCGCCCCCGGGAAGGGCGCGCTGGGCACCTTCGCGCCGCGGCTCGACGCCGCCGGAAACAGCATCCAGGGGCAGCTCGTCGCGCGGTTCCTGTCCCCGCGGCTCGGCCTGAGCCTGTTCAGCTCGAAGCCCGACACCTGA